From one Erythrobacter sp. HKB08 genomic stretch:
- a CDS encoding DUF885 family protein, translating into MSLRVAKLVALSLATTSLAACAGAYAEPEETLTAAEVADEQVPADIDTLFEQYDAAQLELSPLSKSYRGIRDEDYGRWGDFSDAAEEREYRLLQSTAQTMREEFGEREMSQEDALSYRLFDALAKRRASLWPYRDYDYIFDQMNGAQSRLPAFLINIHRVSNADQAADYASRIEGMGAVVDTLTAESRERAAKGVMPPDWVYPYVISDIENLLSAGTGNAILEDFMAKVDALDIDDDARTALKEDALRGWEESARPAYERLLAEMKRQQAIAPTDDGIWRFEDGAGYYKALLANYTTTDLTADQIHNIGLREVDRIHGEMRAIMKQVGFEGSLQDFFEYTRTDDRFFYTSREEYIADAQAKIDALAERMPEFFGVLPTDPLTIKPVEAFREKSAGKAFYQRPAPDGSRPGTYYVNLYNLRDMSKNELEALAYHEGLPGHHLQLSIQTQLGDVPPFRRFGGVTAYSEGWGLYSEELGKDMGFYTDPYSDFGRLGMELWRACRLVVDTGIHHKRWSREEAIQYLTDNTPNPEGDIRKAIERYVVYPGQATAYMIGKLKIMELREKARGELGTRFDIRGFHDAILTSGPVPLDIMEENVDAWIAEVKASPEPIMGE; encoded by the coding sequence ATGAGCCTTCGTGTCGCGAAACTCGTCGCCCTTTCGCTCGCCACCACTTCGCTTGCAGCCTGCGCCGGCGCCTATGCCGAACCGGAAGAGACGCTCACCGCCGCCGAAGTCGCGGACGAGCAGGTCCCGGCCGACATCGATACGCTGTTCGAGCAATATGATGCCGCGCAGCTGGAACTCTCGCCGCTGTCCAAGTCCTATCGCGGGATTCGCGACGAGGATTACGGCCGCTGGGGCGATTTTTCCGATGCCGCCGAAGAGCGCGAGTACCGGCTGCTCCAGTCGACGGCCCAGACCATGCGCGAGGAATTCGGCGAGCGCGAGATGTCGCAGGAAGATGCGCTGTCCTATCGCCTGTTCGATGCGCTGGCGAAGCGCCGCGCTTCGCTGTGGCCGTATCGCGACTACGATTACATTTTCGACCAGATGAACGGCGCGCAGAGCCGCCTGCCTGCCTTCCTGATCAACATCCACCGCGTCTCCAATGCCGACCAGGCTGCCGATTACGCCAGCCGCATCGAAGGCATGGGCGCGGTGGTCGACACGCTGACCGCCGAATCGCGCGAACGTGCGGCGAAAGGCGTGATGCCGCCCGACTGGGTCTATCCCTATGTCATCTCCGACATCGAGAACTTGCTCTCGGCAGGCACCGGCAATGCCATCCTCGAGGATTTCATGGCCAAGGTCGATGCGCTCGACATCGATGACGATGCGCGCACGGCACTGAAGGAAGACGCGCTGCGCGGCTGGGAAGAGAGCGCCCGCCCGGCTTACGAGCGGCTCCTTGCCGAAATGAAGCGCCAGCAGGCGATCGCACCGACCGACGACGGCATCTGGCGCTTCGAGGATGGGGCGGGCTACTACAAGGCGCTGCTCGCCAATTACACCACGACCGACCTGACCGCCGACCAGATTCACAACATCGGCCTGCGCGAAGTCGACCGCATCCATGGCGAGATGCGCGCGATCATGAAGCAGGTGGGCTTCGAAGGCAGCCTGCAGGACTTCTTCGAATACACCCGCACCGACGACCGCTTCTTCTACACCAGCCGTGAGGAATATATCGCCGACGCGCAGGCCAAGATCGACGCGCTGGCCGAGCGCATGCCGGAATTTTTCGGCGTGCTGCCGACCGATCCGCTGACCATCAAGCCGGTCGAGGCATTCCGCGAGAAGAGCGCGGGCAAGGCATTCTACCAGCGCCCTGCGCCCGATGGCTCGCGCCCGGGCACCTATTACGTGAACCTCTACAACCTTCGCGACATGTCGAAGAACGAGCTCGAGGCGCTCGCCTATCACGAGGGGCTGCCGGGCCATCACCTGCAGCTCTCGATCCAGACGCAGCTCGGCGACGTGCCGCCCTTCCGGCGGTTCGGCGGGGTGACGGCCTATTCGGAAGGCTGGGGCCTCTATTCCGAGGAACTCGGCAAGGACATGGGCTTCTATACCGACCCCTACTCCGACTTCGGCCGGTTGGGGATGGAACTGTGGAGAGCCTGTCGACTGGTTGTCGATACCGGCATCCACCACAAGCGCTGGAGCCGCGAGGAAGCGATCCAGTACCTGACCGACAATACCCCCAATCCGGAAGGCGATATCCGCAAGGCGATCGAACGCTACGTGGTCTATCCCGGGCAGGCGACCGCCTACATGATCGGCAAGCTGAAGATCATGGAACTGCGCGAGAAGGCCCGCGGCGAACTGGGAACCCGCTTCGATATTCGGGGTTTTCATGACGCAATCCTGACAAGCGGGCCGGTGCCGCTCGACATCATGGAAGAGAATGTCGACGCCTGGATCGCGGAGGTCAAAGCAAGTCCGGAACCGATCATGGGGGAATGA
- a CDS encoding quinone-dependent dihydroorotate dehydrogenase gives MLFSLARPALFLLDPERAHRLTIAGLRSAPALPKPRFGPLATEVAGIRFPNPVGMAAGFDKDGEVPDAVLGLGFGFTEVGSITPRPQAGNPKPRLFRLVEDRAVINRMGFNNGGAQAAAERLEARKDRGGVLGINIGANKDSEDRIADYAEMTRIMAPLATYLAVNISSPNTPGLRALQDEGALIALLDAVFDARGSEGPPVFLKVAPDLEPADVDAISRIAIDKGLGALIVSNTTIDRPALKSSHAGETGGLSGAPLKPKALERLRDFRKATGGAMPLVGVGGISNAEDAWERIRAGASLVQLYSAMVYEGPGLAAKIVAGLERLMKRDGFSTIAEAVGSE, from the coding sequence ATGCTGTTTTCCCTCGCCCGCCCTGCGCTTTTCCTGCTCGATCCGGAGCGTGCGCACCGTTTGACGATCGCCGGACTGCGCAGCGCGCCTGCCCTGCCCAAGCCCCGATTCGGCCCGCTGGCGACGGAAGTCGCAGGCATCCGCTTTCCCAACCCGGTCGGTATGGCTGCCGGCTTCGACAAGGACGGGGAAGTGCCCGATGCGGTCCTCGGGCTTGGATTCGGCTTCACCGAAGTCGGCTCGATCACCCCGCGGCCGCAGGCGGGCAATCCAAAACCCCGCCTGTTCCGCCTGGTCGAGGATCGTGCGGTCATCAATCGCATGGGGTTCAACAATGGCGGCGCGCAGGCTGCTGCGGAGCGCCTCGAAGCACGCAAGGATCGTGGCGGCGTGCTCGGCATCAACATCGGCGCGAACAAGGATTCCGAAGACCGGATCGCCGATTACGCCGAGATGACCCGCATCATGGCGCCGCTCGCGACCTATCTCGCGGTCAATATCTCAAGCCCCAACACTCCCGGCCTGCGCGCGCTGCAGGACGAGGGCGCGCTGATTGCCCTGCTCGACGCGGTGTTCGACGCGCGGGGCAGCGAAGGACCGCCGGTGTTCCTCAAGGTCGCGCCCGACCTCGAACCTGCCGATGTCGATGCCATTTCCCGCATCGCGATCGACAAGGGTCTCGGCGCGCTGATCGTCTCGAACACGACGATCGACCGCCCTGCCCTCAAGTCCAGCCATGCGGGCGAGACGGGCGGCCTGTCGGGCGCACCGCTCAAGCCCAAGGCGCTCGAGCGGCTGCGCGATTTCCGCAAGGCGACCGGCGGCGCAATGCCGCTCGTCGGGGTCGGCGGGATTTCGAATGCCGAGGACGCGTGGGAGCGCATCCGTGCAGGCGCCAGCCTCGTCCAGCTCTACAGCGCGATGGTCTACGAAGGGCCGGGCCTTGCCGCGAAAATCGTCGCCGGGCTGGAACGGCTGATGAAGCGCGACGGCTTTTCGACCATTGCCGAGGCGGTCGGAAGCGAATAG
- the ggt gene encoding gamma-glutamyltransferase has translation MLKRFTLLAASGLLLAGCATSAPVSETSVASTPSPSVGAVSAADPRAEDAGMAMLQQGGSSVDAAIATMLALTVVEPQSSGIGGGGFLVRGTPGGVVESFDGRETAPAGATPEWFLNDDGSLPPFGDSVRSGLSVGVPGNIALAALAHEKHGKLPWAKLFEPAIALAREGFVVNRRLHNSLSQSKDRAAKTVSGRELFFTEAGEPLPVGTLVVNEDLAKTLERIAERGPEEFYEGANAALLAATVSAATPRDGAMTEADVTGYEAQLRAPVCGSYREHRICSMGPPTSGGVAVIQILTQLERFDLSALGKDNPVTWHLFLEAQRLAYADREIYLADSDFISVPVAGLTDRDYLAQRSALISPDARMASVEAGTPEGATTALADGDEPEEKGTSHFAAVDGDNVMVSYTSTIEGAFGSGLMMGGFYLNNELTDFSRAPEVDGRLVANRVEGGKRPRSSMSPTVVWDPEGKPLLMVGAAGGSTIPVQTARSIVGVIDFGLGAEEALGLPFVMAFGDRVLLEQGTWLEGAQDAFKALGYGELILREAPVKANAILRDGDSWSSARDPRLADQVESP, from the coding sequence ATGTTGAAGCGCTTCACCCTTCTCGCTGCGTCCGGCCTGCTGCTTGCAGGCTGCGCCACTTCCGCTCCGGTTTCCGAAACGAGCGTTGCATCCACACCGTCGCCGAGCGTCGGCGCAGTCAGCGCGGCCGATCCGCGGGCGGAGGACGCGGGCATGGCGATGCTGCAACAGGGCGGCAGCTCGGTCGACGCGGCGATCGCGACGATGCTCGCGCTCACCGTGGTCGAACCGCAGAGCTCGGGCATCGGCGGCGGCGGGTTCCTCGTTCGCGGGACGCCCGGCGGGGTGGTCGAGAGCTTCGACGGGCGCGAGACGGCACCTGCCGGTGCGACACCCGAATGGTTCCTCAACGATGACGGCTCGCTCCCGCCGTTCGGCGATTCCGTTCGCAGCGGGCTGAGCGTCGGTGTGCCGGGCAATATCGCGCTCGCGGCGCTGGCGCATGAAAAGCACGGCAAGCTGCCTTGGGCGAAACTGTTCGAGCCGGCCATTGCGCTCGCCCGCGAAGGTTTCGTCGTCAATCGCAGGCTGCACAATTCGCTCTCCCAGTCGAAGGACCGCGCCGCAAAGACCGTCAGCGGACGAGAGCTGTTCTTCACCGAAGCAGGCGAACCGCTGCCGGTCGGCACGCTGGTCGTGAACGAAGACCTCGCAAAGACGCTGGAACGGATTGCCGAGCGCGGGCCGGAAGAATTCTACGAGGGCGCGAATGCCGCCCTGCTCGCCGCGACCGTCTCCGCCGCAACGCCGCGCGATGGCGCGATGACCGAGGCCGACGTCACCGGCTACGAAGCGCAGCTGCGCGCACCGGTCTGCGGCAGCTACCGCGAACACCGTATCTGCAGCATGGGGCCGCCGACTTCGGGCGGGGTCGCGGTCATCCAGATCCTCACCCAGCTCGAACGCTTCGACCTTTCTGCGCTGGGCAAGGACAATCCGGTCACCTGGCACCTGTTCCTCGAAGCGCAGCGCCTCGCCTATGCCGACCGCGAGATATACCTTGCCGACAGCGATTTCATTTCGGTTCCGGTCGCCGGCCTGACCGACCGCGATTACCTTGCACAGCGCAGCGCGCTCATTTCGCCCGATGCACGCATGGCGAGCGTGGAGGCCGGCACGCCGGAAGGCGCGACGACCGCGCTGGCCGATGGCGACGAGCCGGAAGAGAAAGGCACGAGCCACTTCGCCGCGGTCGATGGCGACAATGTCATGGTCAGCTACACCTCGACCATCGAGGGCGCGTTCGGCTCGGGCCTGATGATGGGCGGGTTCTATCTCAACAACGAACTGACCGACTTCAGCCGCGCACCCGAGGTCGACGGCAGGCTGGTCGCCAACCGGGTCGAGGGCGGCAAGCGTCCGCGCAGCTCGATGTCTCCCACCGTCGTATGGGACCCCGAAGGCAAGCCGCTACTGATGGTCGGCGCGGCGGGCGGCAGCACGATTCCCGTGCAGACCGCGCGCAGCATCGTCGGCGTGATCGATTTCGGCCTGGGCGCGGAAGAAGCCCTCGGCCTGCCTTTCGTCATGGCGTTCGGAGACCGCGTCCTGCTCGAACAGGGAACCTGGCTCGAAGGGGCACAGGATGCCTTCAAGGCACTCGGCTATGGCGAGCTCATCCTGCGTGAGGCACCGGTCAAGGCGAATGCAATCCTGCGCGATGGCGACAGCTGGTCGAGCGCGCGCGATCCGCGTCTCGCCGACCAGGTCGAATCGCCCTGA
- a CDS encoding long-chain fatty acid--CoA ligase has protein sequence MQLSDFDTANNLVELFLRRADEKGDLPFLGAKHDGEWQTQSWREVADKVCLLAENLRRIGLKDGDRVVLVSENRPEWCIADLAIMAANCITVPAYITNTERDHVHILDNSGARAVIVSTEKLLQPLHPAIQASGIAEHVVGIEDLHRHQSGSFDYHSWDSMLAGDAAEARKAVEERMADVGREKTACIIYTSGTGGAPRGVLQHHGMILCNVKGAAEILANDFGIDDEERFLSFLPLSHAYEHTGGQYLPIGVGAQIYYAEGLEKLASNIEETRPTIMVVVPRLFEVLRTRIMKQIEKQGKFPNYLMDNAIAIAERQNGGRMRLRDKPMNLLIERTLRPKIRQRFGGRMKAMVSGGAPLNPDVGSFFEAMGLTMLQGYGQTEAGPVISCNRPRAGLKMDTVGPPMEGVEVKIADDGEILVRGELVMHGYWRNEAETQRTLEVDPAEPDAGPWLHTGDIGHLDEKGRIKITDRKKDMIVNDKGDNVAPQKIEGMLTLQPEIAQAMVSGDKRPYIVGLIVPDAEWALEWARANGEKFDMTALQDLPAFRKAVNEAVARVNKDLSVIEKVRQFAFADEAFTIENEEMTPSMKIRRHKIRERYQERLDGLYRG, from the coding sequence TTGCAGCTTTCCGATTTCGATACGGCGAACAATCTCGTCGAGCTTTTCCTCAGGCGCGCCGACGAGAAGGGCGATTTGCCGTTCCTCGGCGCCAAGCACGACGGCGAATGGCAGACCCAGAGCTGGCGCGAAGTCGCGGACAAGGTCTGCCTGCTGGCTGAGAACCTGCGCCGCATCGGGCTGAAGGACGGCGACCGCGTCGTCCTCGTGTCGGAGAACCGCCCGGAATGGTGCATCGCCGACCTCGCGATCATGGCGGCCAATTGCATCACCGTGCCGGCCTACATCACCAATACCGAGCGCGACCACGTCCATATCCTCGACAATTCGGGCGCGCGGGCGGTGATCGTCTCGACCGAGAAGCTGCTCCAGCCGCTCCATCCCGCGATCCAGGCGAGCGGCATCGCCGAACACGTCGTCGGCATCGAGGACCTGCACCGCCACCAGTCGGGCAGCTTCGATTATCACAGCTGGGACTCGATGCTCGCCGGGGATGCGGCCGAAGCGCGCAAGGCGGTCGAGGAGCGGATGGCGGATGTCGGGCGCGAGAAGACCGCCTGCATCATCTACACCAGCGGTACCGGCGGCGCCCCGCGCGGCGTGCTGCAGCACCACGGCATGATCCTGTGCAATGTGAAAGGCGCAGCCGAAATCCTCGCCAACGATTTCGGGATCGACGACGAGGAACGCTTCCTCAGCTTCCTTCCGCTGAGCCACGCCTACGAGCACACCGGCGGCCAATACCTGCCGATCGGCGTCGGAGCGCAGATCTACTACGCCGAGGGGCTGGAGAAGCTCGCCAGCAATATCGAGGAAACCCGCCCGACCATCATGGTCGTCGTGCCGCGCCTGTTCGAAGTGCTGCGCACGCGCATCATGAAGCAGATCGAGAAGCAGGGTAAGTTCCCGAACTACCTGATGGACAACGCCATCGCCATTGCCGAGCGGCAGAACGGCGGGCGCATGCGGCTTCGCGACAAGCCGATGAACCTGCTGATCGAGCGCACGCTGCGCCCGAAGATCCGCCAGCGTTTCGGCGGGCGGATGAAGGCGATGGTTTCGGGCGGCGCGCCGCTCAACCCGGATGTCGGCAGCTTCTTCGAGGCGATGGGCCTGACCATGCTGCAGGGCTACGGCCAGACCGAGGCCGGACCGGTGATCTCGTGCAACCGCCCGCGCGCCGGGCTCAAGATGGACACCGTCGGCCCGCCGATGGAAGGCGTCGAGGTGAAGATTGCCGACGACGGCGAAATCCTCGTGCGCGGCGAGCTCGTCATGCACGGCTACTGGCGCAACGAGGCGGAAACACAGCGCACGCTGGAAGTCGATCCGGCCGAACCGGATGCCGGTCCGTGGCTCCACACCGGCGACATCGGCCATCTCGACGAGAAGGGCCGGATCAAGATCACCGACCGCAAGAAGGACATGATCGTCAACGACAAGGGCGACAACGTCGCCCCGCAGAAGATCGAGGGCATGCTGACGCTCCAGCCCGAAATCGCGCAGGCGATGGTGAGCGGCGACAAGCGCCCCTACATCGTCGGCCTGATCGTGCCGGACGCGGAATGGGCGCTCGAATGGGCGCGGGCGAATGGCGAGAAGTTCGACATGACCGCGCTGCAGGACCTGCCCGCCTTCCGCAAGGCGGTGAACGAGGCGGTCGCGCGGGTGAACAAGGACCTCTCGGTGATCGAGAAAGTCCGCCAGTTCGCCTTCGCCGACGAGGCCTTCACCATCGAGAACGAGGAAATGACCCCCTCGATGAAAATCCGCCGCCACAAGATCCGCGAACGCTACCAGGAGCGGTTGGACGGCTTGTATCGCGGGTAA
- the thiS gene encoding sulfur carrier protein ThiS — MSEPISVIVNGETRRTSAKTVADLVRELDLELAKVAVERNGEIAPRSQLGDTPLGDGDVLEIVHFVGGGQGEANKADSWSVAGRTFNSRLIVGTGKYKDFAQNAAALESSGAEIVTVAVRRVNVSDPKAPMLTDYIDPKKVTYLPNTAGCFTAEDAIRTLRLAREAGGWDLVKLEVLGEARTLYPNMVETIRACEVLAKEGFHPMVYCTDDPIAAKQLEDAGAVAVMPLGAPIGSGLGIQNRVTIRLIVEGANVPVLVDAGVGTASDAAVAMELGCDGVLMNTAIAEAKDPIRMARAMKLAVEAGREAYLAGRMATRKYADPSSPLAGLI; from the coding sequence ATGAGCGAGCCGATTTCTGTCATCGTCAACGGCGAGACCCGCCGCACTTCCGCCAAGACCGTCGCCGACCTCGTGCGCGAACTCGATCTCGAACTGGCCAAGGTCGCGGTCGAGCGCAATGGCGAGATCGCGCCGCGCTCGCAGCTTGGCGACACGCCGCTGGGCGATGGCGACGTGCTGGAGATCGTCCATTTCGTCGGCGGCGGGCAGGGTGAGGCAAACAAGGCCGACAGCTGGAGCGTCGCCGGGCGCACCTTCAACTCGCGCCTGATCGTCGGCACCGGCAAGTACAAGGATTTCGCGCAGAACGCCGCCGCGCTCGAGTCAAGCGGGGCGGAAATCGTCACCGTGGCGGTGCGCCGCGTGAACGTCAGCGATCCCAAGGCGCCGATGCTGACCGACTACATCGACCCCAAGAAGGTCACCTACCTCCCCAACACCGCCGGCTGCTTCACCGCCGAAGACGCAATCCGCACGCTGCGCCTTGCGCGCGAGGCGGGCGGCTGGGACCTGGTGAAGCTCGAAGTGCTGGGCGAAGCGCGCACGCTCTATCCCAACATGGTCGAGACGATCCGCGCCTGCGAAGTGCTCGCGAAAGAGGGCTTCCACCCGATGGTCTATTGCACCGACGATCCCATCGCGGCGAAGCAGCTGGAAGATGCAGGCGCAGTCGCGGTGATGCCGCTCGGTGCGCCGATCGGTTCGGGGCTCGGCATCCAGAACCGCGTGACCATCCGCCTGATCGTCGAAGGCGCGAACGTGCCCGTGCTGGTCGATGCCGGTGTCGGCACTGCGAGCGATGCGGCAGTCGCGATGGAACTGGGCTGTGACGGCGTGCTGATGAATACCGCGATTGCCGAGGCGAAGGACCCGATCCGCATGGCCCGCGCGATGAAGCTGGCGGTCGAAGCCGGGCGCGAGGCCTATCTCGCCGGACGCATGGCAACGCGCAAGTATGCCGATCCGAGCAGCCCGCTCGCCGGATTGATTTGA
- a CDS encoding MerC domain-containing protein, with product MRQAVSSIRARLDRAGVVLSGLCAAHCLASIVVVSALGLGGEVLFNPIWHELGLVIALVVAAVAIGWGALKHRRPLPFVVAMMGLSFMGGALALPHGLHEAVLTIIGVALVSIAHILNLRANRLCHTD from the coding sequence ATGCGTCAGGCAGTTTCCTCGATTCGAGCAAGGCTCGACCGTGCAGGCGTGGTCCTTTCCGGGCTGTGCGCCGCGCATTGCCTTGCGAGCATCGTGGTCGTTTCCGCCCTCGGACTGGGCGGCGAAGTGCTGTTCAACCCGATCTGGCACGAGCTCGGCCTCGTCATCGCGCTGGTCGTCGCTGCCGTGGCGATCGGCTGGGGCGCGCTGAAGCATCGCCGCCCGCTGCCGTTCGTCGTCGCGATGATGGGCCTGTCCTTCATGGGCGGCGCGCTCGCCCTGCCGCATGGCCTGCATGAAGCGGTGCTGACGATCATCGGCGTTGCGCTGGTTTCGATCGCGCATATCCTCAACCTGCGCGCAAACAGGTTGTGCCACACGGATTGA
- a CDS encoding COX15/CtaA family protein, translating to MTSAHVDTPAAQAASAPNNGRPLAIARWLWFVAGMVVIMVIVGGITRLTESGLSITEWKPITGALPPLNEADWQAEFELYKQIPEYRNVTGPAGMTLADFKFIYFWEWFHRLWGRLIGLAFAVPLAWFWVKQAIPQGYKWRLVALLALGGLQGAFGWFMVRSGLSGEMTDVSHFWLSIHLLTAFFTLAGLVWTALDLKRLAQIPDARPAKLTGLSVLVALILFVQLLLGAWVAGLNAGHAAYDWPLMNGMVMPEYDSSRGLLYAVTHDPFLLHFLHRWWAWIAVGALIVLARKVRPFERKASIAIHTAFGIQILLGIATVLTEVELWVATAHQGVGALLVAATAWGMHILGRAR from the coding sequence ATGACAAGCGCGCATGTCGATACCCCCGCGGCACAGGCCGCCTCCGCTCCGAACAATGGCCGTCCGCTCGCGATTGCCCGCTGGCTGTGGTTTGTCGCCGGTATGGTCGTGATCATGGTCATCGTCGGCGGGATTACCCGCCTCACCGAATCCGGCCTCTCGATCACCGAATGGAAGCCGATCACCGGCGCCCTGCCCCCTTTGAACGAGGCGGACTGGCAGGCCGAGTTCGAGCTCTACAAGCAGATCCCGGAATACAGGAATGTGACCGGCCCGGCCGGCATGACGCTGGCGGACTTCAAGTTCATCTATTTCTGGGAATGGTTCCACCGCCTGTGGGGCCGCCTCATCGGCCTCGCCTTCGCGGTTCCGTTGGCATGGTTCTGGGTCAAGCAGGCCATTCCGCAGGGTTACAAATGGCGCCTCGTCGCGCTGCTGGCGCTGGGCGGGCTCCAGGGCGCATTTGGCTGGTTCATGGTGCGCAGCGGCCTGTCGGGCGAGATGACCGATGTGAGCCACTTCTGGCTCTCGATCCACCTGCTCACTGCATTCTTCACGCTGGCGGGCCTCGTCTGGACCGCGCTCGACCTGAAGCGACTGGCGCAGATACCCGATGCGCGCCCGGCGAAGCTTACCGGCCTGTCGGTACTCGTCGCGCTGATACTGTTCGTCCAGCTGCTGCTCGGCGCGTGGGTCGCGGGGCTCAATGCCGGGCACGCCGCCTACGACTGGCCGCTGATGAACGGCATGGTGATGCCGGAATACGATAGCTCGCGCGGGCTGCTTTATGCGGTCACGCACGATCCCTTCCTGCTCCACTTCCTCCACCGCTGGTGGGCGTGGATCGCAGTCGGCGCATTGATCGTGCTGGCCCGCAAGGTCCGTCCGTTCGAGCGCAAGGCCTCGATCGCTATCCACACCGCCTTCGGGATCCAGATCCTGCTCGGCATCGCGACGGTGCTGACCGAGGTCGAGCTGTGGGTCGCAACCGCGCACCAGGGCGTCGGCGCGCTGCTCGTTGCGGCGACTGCCTGGGGCATGCACATCCTGGGGAGAGCACGATGA
- the cutA gene encoding divalent-cation tolerance protein CutA, with the protein MTAMIWSPFASEDEASLVARKLLEEKLVGCANIVPGVRSMFDWEGEIYEEGEVGVLFKTDNSLLDQAVARIEELHPYETPAIVGWQSDAAGVATGNWLGQLAGSKSGTSNKT; encoded by the coding sequence ATGACCGCAATGATCTGGAGCCCGTTCGCCTCCGAAGACGAGGCGAGCCTCGTCGCCCGCAAGCTGCTCGAGGAAAAGCTCGTCGGCTGCGCGAACATTGTGCCCGGCGTGCGCTCGATGTTCGACTGGGAAGGCGAGATTTACGAGGAAGGCGAAGTCGGCGTGCTGTTCAAGACCGACAATTCCCTGCTCGATCAAGCCGTTGCGCGCATTGAGGAATTGCATCCCTACGAAACTCCGGCCATTGTCGGCTGGCAATCCGATGCTGCTGGGGTCGCAACCGGCAATTGGCTCGGTCAGTTGGCAGGGAGCAAGAGTGGGACATCCAACAAGACGTGA
- the rplM gene encoding 50S ribosomal protein L13, with product MKALTKVTRSIKPAEVEKKWHLIDAEGLVVGRVASIIANILRGKHKPSFTPHVDCGDHVIVINADKVKFTGKKASDKRYYKHTGYPGGIKEISPEKVLEGRFPERVLEKAVERMIPRGPLGRQQMKALHLYAGTEHPHDGQKPEVLDVASMNRKNKATA from the coding sequence ATGAAGGCTCTCACCAAGGTGACCCGGTCGATCAAGCCGGCCGAGGTCGAAAAGAAATGGCACCTGATCGATGCCGAAGGCCTCGTCGTCGGTCGCGTCGCTTCGATCATCGCCAACATCCTGCGCGGCAAGCACAAGCCGAGCTTCACCCCGCACGTCGATTGCGGTGACCACGTCATCGTCATCAACGCCGACAAGGTGAAGTTCACCGGCAAGAAGGCTTCGGACAAGCGCTATTACAAGCATACCGGTTATCCGGGCGGCATCAAGGAAATCAGCCCCGAGAAGGTTCTCGAAGGCCGTTTCCCCGAGCGCGTCCTTGAAAAGGCCGTCGAGCGCATGATCCCGCGTGGTCCGCTGGGCCGCCAGCAGATGAAGGCGCTGCACCTCTATGCCGGCACCGAGCACCCGCATGACGGCCAGAAGCCGGAAGTGCTCGACGTTGCCTCGATGAACCGCAAGAACAAGGCTACCGCGTGA